Part of the Virgibacillus necropolis genome, GAGATTAAATGAACAGGATACAAAAGCAAAGCGCGCAAAGGATTGAAAGCGTTAGAAATACCTATCTCGGCGGAAACATTTTCGATGTGCTTAAAAATGACGACTTCGAGCAAGCAAAGGAACAAGCCGGGATAGTAAAGCGAAATTTAAAACGCGGATTAAAGAAGCTAGAAAAAACGGAGGTAACTCCGGAAACGCAGCACTTAAAGGAATTGGCGATAACCCTTTTCGGAATCTGCATCGAGCACCTGGACGGCTTTATCAACGGAAAAGGCGAATCCAACGCGGAGCTTTACCTCACGCAGGGCGAGAAGTATATAGCGGAATATGAACGGGTGATGACCGATGGCGTCTAACCTTAATGTGAGCTTTTCCATAAAAGCCATAGATAAATTTACCAAACCGATGGCCAAACTCGAACGACAACTTGATTCGGTAACTCGCATGATCCATAACCTTCCGGAAGGAAAGCATATCGAAATTAATGTTAACGAAAACAAAGCGGTACAGGACATCGAAAAAGTAGAGTCACGACTTGACCGATTGCAAAAGCGTAAGTTTACCTTTCAACTAAAAGTCGCGGTGAAAGATTTCCGTACTAAAATGGACCGCGTGGCTACGTCGATGCGGACTTTCGGAGAGATTTCTCAAGGCGTAACTCGCGGGGGTTTGTTTATGGCGTTACCCGCGTTAGTTCCGGTACTAGGGGCGACCGCAGGTGGTATCATGGCGGTATCGTCAGCGCTCGCAACCGCGGGTATTGGCTCAGCCGCTTTCGCAAGTGTAGCAATCCCGGCGATAAAGGGCGTATTTGACGCAAACGAAAAGCTGAAAGAGGCTCAACAAGCGGTGGCAGACGCCAGCAACGACGAGGAAAAGGCGACGGCACTAAAGGAACTTAAAAAGCTAACCGATTCGTACAGTAAATCGCAACTGAAAAGCGTCGAAGCGATTAAGAAGTTCAGCGGGTTTTTTAACAAGTTTGTGGAGAAATTCGAGCCGAATATTCTTAGCATCTTTAATAAATCGCTAGGCAGTTTAGAAGCGTTGTTGCTACTATTAGAGCCGAGCATACAGTCAGTAACCGGCGCAGTAGGGCGGCTTTTCGAATCGTTTAATAAAACGCTAAATACAGAACAAGTGAAATCATTTTTTGCGTGGGTGGGAGAAACCGCTGGACCACAACTGGAGATACTAACGAAAGCCGTCGGTAATTTTATACTTGGATTCGGTACGATGCTTCAGGCATTTAACCCCCTAGCGATGGACTTTTCCGAGGGGTTCTTAAAAATGTCGGAAGGCTTCGCGGCATGGGCGGCAAAGCTATCGGAATCAGAGAAGTTCAATAAATTCATTAACTTTGTAAGAGAAAATGCACCGAAGGTATTAGCGTTAATAGGTAACTTAACTACTTTCATCATAAATTTAGGTGTAGCAATGCAGCCGGTCGGAACTGTAATGCTGGACTTAATTAATAAGTTTTTAAGTTGGTCAAGCACTTTGTTGGCTAACCACAAGTGGATAGGAATAGTGATAGGGATTTTATCTGTATTGATGGGTGCGCTTTTCATGTTAGCGACGCCAGTTATCGCGGTAATATCCTTATTTAAATTCTTGGCGCCAGTAATCACGACAGCAGGGAACGTTATGGCAAAGGCTATCCCATGGATTGCTCGAATCGGAAGCAAGTTAATGTGGTTAACGGGTCCAGTCGGAATTGTAATCGGAATCGTAACACAACTAGCGATAGTCGTATATAAAAACTGGGATTCAATTAAGGCTTGGACGATTAGCACGTTTAATAAAGTAGCTTCGTGGATTTCCCAAAAGTGGAACGAAATAAAAGCGTCCTTCGCACTTGTCGCAGGAATCGTCAGGATGGCAATAAACAAGTTCAGCGAATTTAAAAGCGCAGTGAGGGCGAAGATGAGCGAAATTGCCAATAAGATACGGAACACATGGTCCGAAATTAAAAGCGGTATTTCGTCTAAGCTATCGTCTATCGGAAATTCCATCCGTTCCAAATTTTCGGAGTTCGTCGGCATTATTCGAAGTAAAATGCATGATGCGAAGAGCAAAGCAATTGAAATATGGAATAAAGTAATGGACTTCTTCTCCGGAATCGACCTATTCGACGTAGGCGCGAACATTATCAGCGGACTAATCAGCGGAATTAAGTCGATGGCTGGCGAACTAATCAACAGCGTAAAAGGTTCGGTAGGTAGCGCGATCGATAAAGCGAAGAACCTACTCGGAATAGCGTCCCCTTCGAAAGTATTTAAACAAATCGGCGTATTTACCGGAGAGGGATTTATCGTCGGGATGGATCGCATGAAAAGCGCTGTCTCGAAAGCTGGCGGAAACTTGGCGCAGGCTTCGATACCGAGCGCATACGGTCGCCAGTACGACAATTTCGGCGGTAGGACAAGCAGGAACGCAGAAACCACGCAAAATAAAGCCAGTACTCCGCAGGTTGGCGGCGGATTTACGCAACATGTGACGATTCACAACAGCGCACCGTTATCACCGTCGGAAATGGCGCGGAAACAGAAACAAGTAAGTCAACGTTTGGCGCTAGAGTGGGGATTTAGCGGATAGAATTTAAAAAGGGGTGATTATAAATGAGTTTACGAGAATTAGAAAAAAGGTTAACGCCGGAGCAAGTCAGAGCTGCGGAGCTACTCGTAGAGAATGAGCACACGGTAAAAGGTGAGCGACGAACGAATGAACAAATAGCGCAAGAAGTCGGAGTCTCACGTAAGACTCTTCACAACTGGCACAAGATACCGGACTTCGTACACTATAAGGATCAGCGCAGTCATTTATTAATGGCGGGCAACAGGGCGCGGATCGATTCGCAACTTATGCGTCTAATTAACGGAGATTCTCAGAATAATGGGCTACCTTCTATAAAATCGTTGGAGTTGTGGTATAAGCTCTTCGACAAAATTTCGAACCGTACCGAAATTGTATACTCTGACGAAAACCGACCGACTCAAGAAATCGACAAGATGAAAAATGAGATAGAAGAATTTCGTAAAAGAAACTCAAAGTAACATTACGGCGGGGGCTTCGGCTTCCGCCTTTTTTTATGTCTTATATTGGTACAAGTCCGCGATAGATACCCCTAGTAAATTGGCCAGCTTAAATAATTGTGGGATAGATGGATAGTGTTTTCCCGTACACCAACTAGACAGCGTGTTATTAGATACCTCCATATATTCACATATATAAGGTCTATCATATGGGCTTTGTTTTATGTATGATCCAATCAAACTTATTATCATTATTATCACCTATCTTATATATTCGACATAACCTTTTCAAACCCTTTCACAATTTATTTTGTATTTATCACAACTATTTTTGGATAGACACGCATATTATCGTTGCATCTGGATATACTATTATTACAAGCGAATAAGCAAATGAATATTCAATAGTACATACAATCTACTACACTAGGAACCTCACTTTTCAAAATCCGCCCCACTCGTTCACTCCCTACCGTCGTTTACTTCGTTTATGAACTATTAATTTTCCTTCTTTTATATCTCTTAAACTACTACTATACCAACATTTCTATATTCATTTTGTTATTCATTGCTTGAATGTTCAATTGAACATAGAAAGGAAGACACAACATCATGAGTGAAGCATCGTTAATGTTTGGTTGGTTCGGAATAATTTTTATGTGCGTTTTTGGGATCGTTTTAGTAGGGTTGGTTCATTTAGAAAGCAAAGGCAAGGTACGATTAAAAATGGGCTATATCTATGCCGTGATCGGTTCAATTATCGCGGTTGGGATATGGTTTATCTTTTCTAAAACAATCAATACATTTTTCTTTTAAAGGGGAGGGTCAACATGATTGTAGAATCAATCGGAATATCTTTATGTATTTCCGGATTGTTATTTTCAGCAGTTAGGAAGACCACACTAGACCAGCAGAAGATACAACATACTTTCAAAAATATTGATTATGACGCAAAAGGTTATGCACCTACATTGTTAAAGACAATCAAGAAGGATAGTTACTTCGAGTATGTTTATAACGTGCCTTACGGGTTAATCGATGATGATAAGCTACAGCCGGTACTCCAAAAGACGCTCGATAAACCCGTACACGTATATTTCGACGGCAAGCTACACGTTAGGGTGTACCACAAGAAACTAAAGGATCGATACAATTACGATATGTTCGAATCGCTAGGCGGCTGGACTATCCCCGTCGGAATGGCGCAGGAGGGGGTTGTATACCATGATTTTGATACTATCCCACACATGGTAGTAGCGGGGTCAACAACATGGGGTAAAACTGTATTCATGAAAATGTTAATGACGCATTTAATTGAAAACAATCCGGACGGCGTAGAGTTTTACATTCTTGACTTAAAAGGTGGTTTAGCTTTTCATCGTTACCGAAACTTAAAACAAGTCAAGGTAGTAGCTGGGGATTATAAGGAATCTGCAAAAGCGCTAAAAATGGTTAAGCGTGATATTAAAAAGGATATGGATTATTTAAAGTCAATTGATGCAGAAAACGCAAAGGAAGGAAATTTACCAACTAGGAAATTCATTATTATTGATGAAGCAGGAGAATTAAAACCAGAGAAAAGTATGTCAGATACAGATAAGGAATACGCTAAGGATTGTCAAAGCATAATGAACCATATCGCAAGGGTAGCTGGTCAAGTTGGTTATAAAATGATTTTTGGAACACAATACCCGACTAAAGAAATTCTTGACTCACAGATAAAGGCCAATGCTGTAGCTAGGGTGGCATTTAGATTAGTAACATCTGTTCAATCGGGGGTAGCAATAGATCAAAGCGGCGCCGAAACATTAGAATATCCCGGTAGAGCGATTTATAAAACAGTCAAAGAACATATTGTGCAAACTCCATTTATCACTAAATTTGAAATGCAGGAAAAACTAAGGAGGTATGAAGTCAATGATGATACAACAAGAGAAGAAAGCACAACGCCACGAACAGATACTATTACGATTGGATGAATTAACATACGCAACGCGGAAACAGCTACAAGTAATCGAAAAGCTAGGCGGCGATAGGAATGCGCACCGAATACTATATCAAATGGAGAAGGATAAAACGATTGCTAGCGTTAGGTACGAATACAAGATATATTACCTATCTAATCGCGGAAAGGATCGCATCGGTTCGAAGCAAGCCGAATTAAAAAAGGCGTGGATAACTCACTCGTTAATGCGGAATGATTTATACATCCGACTAGGGCAGCCGAGCGACTGGCGTAAAGAGGTCCCGATAGCATGGGGCGAAAATAAACTAATTCCGGACGCGACGTATAAAAGGCGAGGCGAGTTTCAGTTTATCGAAATAGATAACACGCAATCTATGCAGACGAACGTCGGTAAAATCGATAAGTATAAAGAGTTATCGCGGGTAGTATTCGGACAGTATAAGCACACGCCAACCGTTATATGGTATTCGTTATCGGAGGTGCGAAAGGGAAAGTTACGCGAGGCTTGCGAAAATGCAGGCGTGAAATATCGGATATATTAAGCAAATTGCAAAGTTTTGCACAGATAACGCTTGTCTTACCGGAAGTTATCGTTTACAATACAAACAACGTACACAAGTACGCTAACAAATAGATACCGTAATTTCGATAATGTACCGTTTATATTGTCCGACAAACAACCGCTAAACTAACGCTACACCTACCGTATAGGCTTATCGATAAACTACCGATGGAGACTAATAGTGAATTTATCGCAATGGTCGCTGACCGACTGCGTTTAGATTATAAAGCAAGTTAAGGTTAAAAAATGATGATTCTATTTAAATAGAATCATCATTTTTTTAACTTTTACTCCAATATTTTTAACTCTTCATAGTTGGGTTTTTCGCATTGTATTGCCGTTTTCTATCTCGATGCACGATAAATCCTCCAATAAAGGCAATACCGCCTATAAAAAGTATAAATCCGATAAAAAACTGAACGCCTAAATAAAAAAATATAGGATAAAGATCTTCAAATAACGAATCGCGCATTAGTTTTATACCATAGGCAGAAATAATTCCTGGTATGACCAGAAGTAAGACTGCAATAATTCGTATCATCTAGAAACTCCTTTAAGAAGATGTTCAAAAAGTCACCAAATGATAAATGGCGAATCTCTTCGTTACTCGGTTTTTCCGGTCCTCAAAACTCTCGTGCCTCGACCTTCTTATTTCTAATTCGGCGACTTTTTGAACACACATTTTAATTGTTTGTTGATTTAAGTATAGCAAAGCCCTTCTAAAATAGAAACTAATTTTCATTTGCCAAAACCTGCATGATAACGTACAATATATGTATGCAAAAAATTGCAAGGTGGGATAAAATGAAGCGTGTGCTGATTGTAGGTGCTGGAAAAGGTGGAAGTGCATTAATACAAATTTTATCTGAAACAGACCGAATGCAAATTGTCGGAGTAATCGACATAAAGGATCATGCCCAAGGTTTACAGCTTGCAAAAGAATATGGAATACATACAGATAATGATTGGAAAAGGTGGATGAATGATGATCTAGACATCATCATTGAAGCTACTGGCAAAGAAACAGTTTTAAAAGAAATAGTAGAAGCACGTAGTAAGAAGACTGTTGTTATACCGGGTTCTGTTGCCTATATTATTTCGGAATTAATGGATGAAAAAGAATCATTGCTTGAACAATTAAAGATGGAAATGACCAATCAAGAATTAATTCTTAATAATATTCGTGATGGAATGATTGTGGTTGACGAAAAAGGAATTGTCCAGTTTGTCAATGAAAGCGCTGAGCGAATCATAGGTATACCTAAATCAAATTTCGTAAACCATCCAGTAAAAGATGTGATTGAAAATTCCAGGCTACCGTTAGTGTTGAGAAGTCGTAAAAGGGAAGTAAATAGGAAGCTAATTCTTGAAAATGACAAAAAGATTATCACAACACGAATTCCTATTATAAACTCGTCAGATCAGTTAATTGGTGCCTTCGCTGTTTTTAAAGACATTACTGAAGTAGTGAATCTTGCTGAAGAGAATACAGACTTAAAAGAAATTAAAATTATGTTAGAGGCAATTATCCAATCGTCTGATGAAGCGATAACTGTCGTTGATGAAGATGGAAAAGGGATGATGATTAATCCTGCATATTCAAGGATAACGGGATTGTCTAAATCAGATATAATTGGTAAACCCGCTACTGTAGATATATCTGAAGGGGAAAGCATGCATATGAAAGTCTTGCAGACCCGCCGCCCTGTTCGTGGTGTACGAATGAAGGTTGGTTCAGCTAAAAAGGATGTACTTGTTAATGTTGCTCCTGTAATCGTTGATGGAAAGATAAAGGGTAGTGTTGGTGTATTACATGATGTATCAGAGATAAAATCGCTTACCAATGAATTAAGGCGAGCAAGACAAATCATTCGAAACCTGGAAGCTAAATATACGTTTGATGATATAATTGGCTCTTCGCCAGAAATGAAGCTATCCTTAGAGCAAGCAAAAGTAGGTGCGAAAACTCCTGCCACAGTATTACTTCGTGGCGAATCGGGAACTGGAAAAGAACTTTTTGCTCACGCCATTCATAATGAAAGTGATCGCAAACACAATAAATTTATTCGTGTAAATTGTGCTGCTATGCCAGAATCTATTCTAGAGAGTGAATTATTTGGTTATGAAGAAGGCGCTTTTTCAGGTGCAAAACGTGGTGGTAAAGAAAGTTTGTTTGAAGAAGCAAATATGGGAAGTATTTTTTTGGATGAAATTAGTGAATTATCTTTACATATGCAAGGAAAGTTACTGCGTGTGCTACAAGAAAATAAAATTGTGCGCGTTGGTGGTGAAAATCCTATAGCAATCAATGTTCGAATTATAACATCAACGAATGCTAATTTAGAAAAAGCAATAATGAAAAAAACGTTTCGAGAAGATTTATATTATAGATTGAACCGTTTGCCAATATTTATTCCATCTTTACTAGAGCGAATCGAGGATTTGTCTGAGTTAATTCCACATTTAATCCATAAAATAAACCAAGATTACGGACGGAATGTTCGTAAGATTGATCAAGAAGCGATGGATTTCCTTAAATCGTACGCTTGGCCTGGAAATGTCCGAGAGTTGGAAAATGTTCTAGGACGGGCCCTTATCTATATGGATAGTAATGACGAAATTATCAAATTGAAGCACATCCCAAGTTTGAATCCTGATAATACAATTCGGATACAAGATATCGAACGATTTGACATAAATCAGGGTACACTACAGGATGCAGTTGAACAATTTGAAGAGACATATATAAAACAGGTTTATCAAGCGAATCACTATAATAAAACAAGAACTGCAAAAGAATTAAATATATCAATTCGAAATTTATATTACAAAATGGATAAATATCGAATAGAAAAAGTGAACATACAAGATTTTTAGTAACGGTATGTAAGCTAATTATTAACTAAAGCGCTTACAAATTTAACGTTGGAAAGATGATTGGAGGCTCGATATGAATACGTTAGATGAATTAAAAAAAATGGCCAAAAATGATAATGAACACACTGTATCTGTTGCAAATGCAGCGGATGCGCAAGTGCTTAAGGCTGTTCGGGATGCAGTTAAAGAAGAATTATGCGCTTTTATTCTCTTTGGGAATAAAGACAGCATACAATCACTTTCCGGAAAGATTGGACTTGATTTATCTTCACCCAAGATAACAGTTGTATCTGAGGATTCCAATCCAGCTAGTGCGGCTGTTAAAGCGGTTCATGATAAAGAAGCCGATATTCTCATGAAGGGAAATGTTTCAACAAAGGATCTACTAAAGTCGGTATTAAACAAAGAGTATGGACTGCGGTCGGGGAAAGTTTTATCCCATGTAGCCCTGTTTGAAATACCAAATCAGGATCGGTTATTATTTTTAACGGATGCTGGTATGAATATTGCACCGACATTAATGGAAAAGGTTGAAATAATCAATAACGCTGTTAAAATAGCGCAGGCTATTGGAATTGACTGTCCAAAGGTTGCTGCTCTTGCTGCAGTTGAAGTGGTAAATCCTGCTATGCAAGCAACCGTTGATGCAGCAATGTTAACCCAAATGCAAAATAGAAATCAAATACATAATTGTATTATTGATGGCCCACTTGCATTTGATAATGCGGTGTCTAAACAAGCTGCTGAACATAAAAATATTCAATCAAAAGTAGCTGGATTAACTGATATTATCGCCGTTCCCACAATCGAGGTTGGAAACGCGTTATACAAATCTTTTATGTATTTTGCTAATGCTAAAGTAGCAGCAGTTGTAAGTGGTGCAAGTGCTCCAATTGTCTTAACTTCACGTGCTGATTCTGCTGAGAGTAAATTATACTCCCTATCTCTTGCATTAGTCTCATCAAAAAAATTCTAGGAGGAACAAACAATGGAAATTTTTACTTATATGGAGAAATATGATTACGAGCAATTAGTATTTTGTCAGGATAAAAACTCAGGACTTAAAGCAATCATTGCAATACATGACACAACACTGGGACCGGCACTTGGAGGTACTAGAATGTGGACATACAAATCTGAAGCAGAAGCAATTGAAGATGCACTACGCCTAGCAAAAGGTATGACATATAAAAATGCTGCAGCCGGCCTTGAATTAGGTGGTGGAAAAACAGTTATTATTGGGGACCCAAAAACGGATAAAAACCCAGAAATGTTCCGCGCATTTGGCCGCTATATTCAAGGGTTAAACGGTCGGTATATTACTGCTGAAGATGTTGGTACAACTGTCCACGACATGGATTTAATTCATATGGAAACTGATTTTGTAACAGGTATTTCACCTGAATTTGGATCATCAGGAAATCCATCACCAGTAACAGCCTATGGTATCTATAAGGGTATGAAAGCAGCAGCTATGGAGGCTTTCGGTAGTGACTCATTAGAAGGAAAAACGGTAGCTGTCCAAGGTATTGGTAATGTAGCATTTACACTATGTGAACATTTACATGAAGAAGGCGCAAACCTAATTGTTACAGATATTAATAAAGAAGCTGTAACACGTGCAGTTCATGCGTTTGGCGCAACTGCAGTAGACCCGGATGATATTTATGGAGTTGATTGTGATATTTATGCTCCATGTGCACTTGGAGCAACGATAAATGATGAAACAATTCCGCAACTAAAAGCAAAAGTTATTGCTGGTTCAGCTAACAATCAGCTTAAGAAAACGGTGCACGGTGATATTATTCATGAGAAAGGGATTGTCTATGCACCAGACTATGTAATTAATTCAGGTGGCGTAATCAATGTAGCAGATGAATTAAATGGCTACAATGCTAACAGAGCAATGAAAAATGTTGAAACGATTTATGATAGTTTATTAAAAATCTTTGCTATTTCTAAGCGAGATAATATTCCAACATATGTTGCAGCAGACCGTATGGCTGAAGAACGCATTGCATCAGTTAGAGCTTCCCGTAGTCAATTTTTGTTAAATGGACATCACACATTAAGCAGAAGATAAGGTAAAAATTGTCCTATAGACGGAGGTAAACAGCATTGCAACGACAAATTTTTCGTATTTTAGTAATAAATCCAGGTTCTACTTCAACAAAAATCGGTGTTTTTGATAATGAAACCTGTATCTTTGAAAAAACAATCCGTCACGATAGTAATGAGATCGCAAAATTCAATCGTGTAATTGATCAATATGATTTTAGGAAAAATGTTATTTTAGACCAATTGGATCATGAAGGAATCAACATTTCTAAATTAAGTGCTGTCTGTGGTCGTGGAGGCCTGCTGCGACCTATAGAAGGTGGAACGTATGAAGTTAACCCAGGAATGCTTGAGGATTTAAGGCAAGGATTTAATGGAGAACACGCATCTAATTTAGGTGGCATTATCGCCAACGAAATTGCTAATGGACTTAATATCTCTGCATACATTGTAGATCCGGTAGTGGTCGATGAATTTGATAGTATAGCACGATTGTCCGGTGTGCCTGAAATTCCAAGAAAGAGTATTTTTCATGCTCTCAATCAAAAAGCAGTTGCAAGAAAAGCTGCTAAAGATATTGGGAAAGCTTATGACCAGATCAACTTAATTATTACACATATGGGTGGAGGAATTACAGTTGGCGCGCATAAAAATGGCAAGGTAATTGATGTGAACAATGGCTTACACGGTGATGGGCCATTTTCGCCAGAACGTGCTGGAACAGTACCTGCTGGTGATTTGGTCGCACTCTGCTATTCTGGTCAATATTATCGAGATGAAATGATGAAGAAATTAGTCGGTCAAGGCGGGTTAATGGCCTATTTACAAACAAGTGATGCAGTAGAGGTAGAAAACAGAATTGAGAATGGTGACAAAGAAGCTACAGCAACCTATGAGGCGATGGCTTATCAGATTGCAAAAGAAATAGGGTCAATGAGCGCTGTGTTAGAAGGAAAAGTAGATGCAATCATTATGACTGGTGGTCTTGCTTATGGTAAGGCATTTATAGAAATGATTTCAAAACGGATTGATTGGATCGCAGATATTCTGGTCTATCCTGGCGAAAATGAGCTTCAAGCACTTACAGAAGGTACATTAAGAGTACTACGTAAAGAAGAAAAACCGAAAGTTTATCCTACCTAAGTAGAACAAAAGCGTAAGCGCCCGTTTATTGCCGTATGACCTGGAAGGCGCCGTATGAGATAAAGGAAACACGAAGAGCGTAAGCGATTAAGGACGTTCGACTTATGTCGAACTGTTATCGCAAGGAGGGCGCCTGAAGGGCACTAGGCAATGGGCGCTGGAGCTGGACGTGGCTGTTTACGTAGTTGAGTTATCCATAGGTTACGATTTTATAGTTTCCTAAGAAGTATAAAAAGGAGCGATTAATAGATGGCAAAAGAATATGATCTTGTCGTCCTCGGTGGAGGAACAGGAGGATATGTCGCTGCAATCCGAGCTTCACAGCTCGGATTACAGGTTGCAATTGTAGAGAAAGGCGACCTCGGGGGAACATGTTTACATCGTGGTTGTATACCTTCAAAAGCATTGCTGCGCAGTGCAGAAGTTTTAAAACAAACCAAAGAAGCTAGCCAATATGGTATCGATACAAAAGATACAACATTAAATTTTACAAAAGTACAAGAAAGAAAAGATAGTATTGTAAGTACGTTACACCAAGGTGTTCAAGGACTTATGAAAAAAGGGGAAATTGACGTCTTTGAAGGGTTTGGACGTATATTAGGACCAAGCATCTTTTCACCAATGCCAGGAACAATTTCAATCGAGTATGCAAATGGTGATGAAAATACAATGATTGTACCTAAAAATGTATTAATTGCAACTGGTTCCAAACCAAAGTCTCTTCCAGGTCTTGAAATTGATGGAACAAATGTCATGACATCTGATGAAGCACTTCAAATGGAAGAATTGCCAAAGTCAATCATTATTGTTGGTGGTGGTGTAATCGGAATTGAGTGGGCGTCTATGCTTGCGGATTTTGGTGTAGAAGTAACAGTTGTTGAATACTTAGATCAAATTTTGCCTACAGAAGATGATGCAATTGCCAAAGAGGTTGAAAAACTTCTGAAAAAGAAAACTATTACTTTTGTGAAAGGCGCTAAGGTTTTAGCTGATACATTATCTAGTGAAAATGGTATTACTATTGAGGCTGAAGTTAACGGCAAGAACGAAAGCTTCCAAGCGGATAAAATGTTAGTTTCAGTTGGACGTGAAGCTAATACGTCTAACATTGGGCTTGAAAACACAGACATAGTTGTCGAAAAAGGCTTTATTCAAACAAATGAGTTTTTCCAAACGAAAGAAACGCACATTTATGCAATCGGCGATGTTATTGGCGGAATGCAGCTAGCCCACGTCGCTTCACATGAAGGAATTGTAGCTGTAGAACATATGACTGATAAAGATCCATTACCACTTGACTATGAAAACATACCAACTTGTATTTATTCAAACCCTGAAGTTGCTAGTGTCGGTCTAACTGAAAAACAAGCAAAAGAAAAAGGGTTTGATATTAAGGTAGGCAAGTTTCCTTTTAAAGCAATTGGTAAAGCACTTGTTCACGGTGATTCAGAAGGTTTTGTTAAAGTTATCGCGGATAAGAAAACAGATGATTTATTAGGCTGTCATATGATTG contains:
- a CDS encoding sigma 54-interacting transcriptional regulator, giving the protein MKRVLIVGAGKGGSALIQILSETDRMQIVGVIDIKDHAQGLQLAKEYGIHTDNDWKRWMNDDLDIIIEATGKETVLKEIVEARSKKTVVIPGSVAYIISELMDEKESLLEQLKMEMTNQELILNNIRDGMIVVDEKGIVQFVNESAERIIGIPKSNFVNHPVKDVIENSRLPLVLRSRKREVNRKLILENDKKIITTRIPIINSSDQLIGAFAVFKDITEVVNLAEENTDLKEIKIMLEAIIQSSDEAITVVDEDGKGMMINPAYSRITGLSKSDIIGKPATVDISEGESMHMKVLQTRRPVRGVRMKVGSAKKDVLVNVAPVIVDGKIKGSVGVLHDVSEIKSLTNELRRARQIIRNLEAKYTFDDIIGSSPEMKLSLEQAKVGAKTPATVLLRGESGTGKELFAHAIHNESDRKHNKFIRVNCAAMPESILESELFGYEEGAFSGAKRGGKESLFEEANMGSIFLDEISELSLHMQGKLLRVLQENKIVRVGGENPIAINVRIITSTNANLEKAIMKKTFREDLYYRLNRLPIFIPSLLERIEDLSELIPHLIHKINQDYGRNVRKIDQEAMDFLKSYAWPGNVRELENVLGRALIYMDSNDEIIKLKHIPSLNPDNTIRIQDIERFDINQGTLQDAVEQFEETYIKQVYQANHYNKTRTAKELNISIRNLYYKMDKYRIEKVNIQDF
- a CDS encoding phage tail protein; amino-acid sequence: MASNLNVSFSIKAIDKFTKPMAKLERQLDSVTRMIHNLPEGKHIEINVNENKAVQDIEKVESRLDRLQKRKFTFQLKVAVKDFRTKMDRVATSMRTFGEISQGVTRGGLFMALPALVPVLGATAGGIMAVSSALATAGIGSAAFASVAIPAIKGVFDANEKLKEAQQAVADASNDEEKATALKELKKLTDSYSKSQLKSVEAIKKFSGFFNKFVEKFEPNILSIFNKSLGSLEALLLLLEPSIQSVTGAVGRLFESFNKTLNTEQVKSFFAWVGETAGPQLEILTKAVGNFILGFGTMLQAFNPLAMDFSEGFLKMSEGFAAWAAKLSESEKFNKFINFVRENAPKVLALIGNLTTFIINLGVAMQPVGTVMLDLINKFLSWSSTLLANHKWIGIVIGILSVLMGALFMLATPVIAVISLFKFLAPVITTAGNVMAKAIPWIARIGSKLMWLTGPVGIVIGIVTQLAIVVYKNWDSIKAWTISTFNKVASWISQKWNEIKASFALVAGIVRMAINKFSEFKSAVRAKMSEIANKIRNTWSEIKSGISSKLSSIGNSIRSKFSEFVGIIRSKMHDAKSKAIEIWNKVMDFFSGIDLFDVGANIISGLISGIKSMAGELINSVKGSVGSAIDKAKNLLGIASPSKVFKQIGVFTGEGFIVGMDRMKSAVSKAGGNLAQASIPSAYGRQYDNFGGRTSRNAETTQNKASTPQVGGGFTQHVTIHNSAPLSPSEMARKQKQVSQRLALEWGFSG
- a CDS encoding helix-turn-helix transcriptional regulator, with protein sequence MIISLIGSYIKQSPYDRPYICEYMEVSNNTLSSWCTGKHYPSIPQLFKLANLLGVSIADLYQYKT
- a CDS encoding DUF2627 domain-containing protein, translated to MIRIIAVLLLVIPGIISAYGIKLMRDSLFEDLYPIFFYLGVQFFIGFILFIGGIAFIGGFIVHRDRKRQYNAKNPTMKS
- a CDS encoding phBC6A51 family helix-turn-helix protein, producing MSLRELEKRLTPEQVRAAELLVENEHTVKGERRTNEQIAQEVGVSRKTLHNWHKIPDFVHYKDQRSHLLMAGNRARIDSQLMRLINGDSQNNGLPSIKSLELWYKLFDKISNRTEIVYSDENRPTQEIDKMKNEIEEFRKRNSK
- a CDS encoding replication-relaxation family protein; amino-acid sequence: MMIQQEKKAQRHEQILLRLDELTYATRKQLQVIEKLGGDRNAHRILYQMEKDKTIASVRYEYKIYYLSNRGKDRIGSKQAELKKAWITHSLMRNDLYIRLGQPSDWRKEVPIAWGENKLIPDATYKRRGEFQFIEIDNTQSMQTNVGKIDKYKELSRVVFGQYKHTPTVIWYSLSEVRKGKLREACENAGVKYRIY
- a CDS encoding FtsK/SpoIIIE domain-containing protein; the encoded protein is MIVESIGISLCISGLLFSAVRKTTLDQQKIQHTFKNIDYDAKGYAPTLLKTIKKDSYFEYVYNVPYGLIDDDKLQPVLQKTLDKPVHVYFDGKLHVRVYHKKLKDRYNYDMFESLGGWTIPVGMAQEGVVYHDFDTIPHMVVAGSTTWGKTVFMKMLMTHLIENNPDGVEFYILDLKGGLAFHRYRNLKQVKVVAGDYKESAKALKMVKRDIKKDMDYLKSIDAENAKEGNLPTRKFIIIDEAGELKPEKSMSDTDKEYAKDCQSIMNHIARVAGQVGYKMIFGTQYPTKEILDSQIKANAVARVAFRLVTSVQSGVAIDQSGAETLEYPGRAIYKTVKEHIVQTPFITKFEMQEKLRRYEVNDDTTREESTTPRTDTITIG